AACCATTATTTGCTGTGAAGTCTGGGAATTTATCAGTAAAAGTATTTCTGTAGACAAGATTTCTTGGATTGTCCTTAAATGGTAAAGTTTCTTATTCACATACGAcgaaaataaaaaaggtaaaaactactggcattataataataaaatcaaaaataaaacaaacacttCTCCTAAAGAAGAAGGAGTCTTATTTGGATCAATATTTGCAATGCGAATATGGCATCTCTAGTGCCCATACTATTATTTCTTAAGGTGTTTTctcattactgaaggttggctataacttcAGCAAATTGCTCTCTACCTTCAGCGGTTCTAATTTGTGTCCATGCGGCCATGCCATAATATTTTATGAAACCAAATTGGCTTTCACTTACGTTTTTAGTTATCTTTCTTTATAACCTAAATTACAGGATCCGTAGAATTGTTTAAGAGAATGAAACATAAGGTTTATCAAacaatacatattatatttttgagttGATTTTTTTAGGGAGTTTTAGAAATGTAGATTTATTGAACAGGTATTTTTCCATTATTACGTATTTTGTTAACAAACTTACGTACAAAAATTAATACTTTCCTAGACCAATAGTTTTAGAATTCCAAACCTCTAGTCATCTGGACCATCCCCTTTTCCATTTTTAGTTTGTTCAAGCCaagattttatttgttttattcttCTTTATGGATGCCACGCCCCTCTACCTCGCCATCTGATTGTTCTCTTGTGGCTCAATCATCTGAAAAACATTAAGATCTCTAGTTTGTCCATATTTCTGCTTATTCCTATTTATCTACTACAGAActattagaagaagaagaagaagaactgttATTTTCGTGGATAATTTTTGAAGCTGTTTTGTGTTTATAGCCAGTGGTTGTTCGAGTGCTCATTATTTCCTTAAATCCTTAAGGATTACATCAACCTTAATAAACTGAAATTATAAATTGTTCTTTGGGTATTAGAAAAAGACTTTTGTTAAATTGAGTATATACTTAAGTAAAACATAATTGTTTTAAAAccaataattatattatattattatttaaagaCTGCAACCAGATCTGGCAACGATTTCAGCAGGACATTGGACTTGGTCGAAGTGCATTCTTGGATTGTTAGCATTCTGGTAGAAATCAAATCTAAAGTAACATCCAGACTGTAAAGCTTGAGGAAGGGTAGCACATTCGCCTCTGTTATGAACTCCACCATATTGGTCACCCCAACCGTTCCATGGGGCATTCCATTGGTCATGACAACCTTGAGTGAAAATTCCAACACCACCTCCGGGAAGAGCAATGTCAAAATGATTATGACTCAAATCAGAACCAGTATTTGTAACCTATAAATAAAtgattaataaatattttcgttaatATTTGGTAATATTCggttataaaaaaaacttacttGTACAATCATTTTCTTGTTTGAAATTTGATCTTTGAAGCTAAGTAAGAAACAAGCGCAACATAAGGATACATCAACTCCGTTACTGAAAGACGCGGCACCAAAACCATATGCCAAAGTGCTATTTACTGCCCATGGTTGTTGACTGTTGCACATGTAAG
The window above is part of the Diabrotica virgifera virgifera chromosome 2, PGI_DIABVI_V3a genome. Proteins encoded here:
- the LOC114337575 gene encoding endoglucanase, whose protein sequence is MKIAILVSALVALAVATPLEQSPEIKFIEKGISGEGTTTRYWDCCKPSCSWRGNVHTPSGVPVASCDRSGVNRVDANAKSGCEGGGSAYMCNSQQPWAVNSTLAYGFGAASFSNGVDVSLCCACFLLSFKDQISNKKMIVQVTNTGSDLSHNHFDIALPGGGVGIFTQGCHDQWNAPWNGWGDQYGGVHNRGECATLPQALQSGCYFRFDFYQNANNPRMHFDQVQCPAEIVARSGCSL